A region from the Lolium perenne isolate Kyuss_39 chromosome 4, Kyuss_2.0, whole genome shotgun sequence genome encodes:
- the LOC127293283 gene encoding fatty acid elongase 3-like encodes MAAALLRHARWLLVDRPAVASFHWRPGTTLGASPSFAAAAVCAYLAAVLLLHRRVVPLPTLPPRLLRAVSAVHNVVLLSVSAAMAAGCVLSAAATAPSPRWVLCFPPGATPPSGPVFYWAHVFYLSKIYELGDTLLILLGRRPLTLLHVYHHAVVIAMCYLWLATSQSLMPVALVTNATVHVVMYTYYLCCTLGLRWPPRWKRAVTELQIVQFVFSFAASVVMLWFHFARGGCEGMAGWAFNAVFNASLLALFLDFHGAAYAAAKGKKRSSSNGKKAE; translated from the coding sequence ATGGCGGCCGCCCTGCTGCGCCACGCCCGGTGGCTCCTCGTCGACCGCCCCGCCGTCGCCTCCTTCCACTGGCGCCCGGGAACCACGCTCGGCGCGTCGCCGTcattcgccgccgccgccgtctgcGCGTACCTCGCCGCGGtgctcctcctccaccgccgcgtcGTGCCCCTCCCGACCCTCCCTCCTCGCCTGCTCCGCGCCGTCTCCGCCGTCCACAACGTGgtcctcctctccgtctccgccGCGATGGCCGCGGGCTGCGTGCTCTCCGCGGCCGCCACGGCGCCGTCCCCGCGGTGGGTCCTCTGCTTCCCGCCGGGCGCCACGCCGCCGTCCGGCCCGGTCTTCTACTGGGCGCACGTCTTCTACCTCTCCAAGATCTACGAGCTCGGCGACACGCTGCTCATCCTCCTCGGCCGCCGCCCGCTCACCCTGCTCCACGtctaccaccacgccgtcgtcatCGCCATGTGCTACCTCTGGCTCGCCACCAGCCAGTCGCTCATGCCCGTCGCGCTCGTCACCAACGCCACCGTCCACGTCGTCATGTACACCTACTACCTCTGCTGCACCCTGGGCCTCCGCTGGCCGCCGCGCTGGAAGCGCGCCGTCACCGAGCTGCAGATCGTGCAGTTCGTCTTCAGCTTCGCGGCCTCCGTGGTCATGCTGTGGTTCCACTTCGCCCGCGGCGGCTGCGAGGGGATGGCCGGGTGGGCGTTCAACGCCGTCTTCAACGCGTCGCTCCTCGCGCTCTTCCTCGATTTCCACGGCGCCGCCTACGCCGCCGCCAAGGGCAAGAAGAGGAGCAGCAGCAATGGGAAGAAAGCAGAGTGA